The genomic DNA AGCTCCGCTTTCCCAAGGCCGAGCTGGAGAGCCCTGGGCCTGCCAGCCCGCAGCACAGGCTGCTCCCTGTTCTCTTACCAGCTCTCCaggctggctgggcaccagggccAGCCCCATCGCAGAGTCGGAGGCACCGGTGCAGGACCTGAgacagctctgtcccctccccgCCCCTGGGGTCCCCCTCATCAGGGCCGGGGACCCTGCGGGGTGGCAGCCCTTGGGACCTCCCGTTCAGTCTCCTCTGCCCACAGGGCCAGagcaggggagcagggagggaccccacactccTGCCTCACCCGGCCTCGGCATAAAGCCCAGCCCTCTGGCAAGTGGACGGGGCCAGCCCTGACGCAGCATGTCCCGCTGCTTGGGTGCAGGCAGCCCTGTCCCGGAGCAGCTCTAGCCAAAAGGGAGCAGCTCAGTCAGGGGCAGAGTCACTTTCCAGGGACGGGAAATACCACCCAGGCCAAATCTGTCTCCACTCAATTTACTCCAGGGAGAGACAGGGAagctgctgaaagagcaggacctGGCAGCAGGACTCTCGGGCTCCCTACCCAGTTTCTCACTAACTGTAAAGGTGGCTTTTGAGGCAGCATGGCTGTTTCTCAAGTGACAGCTGCCCCTTTCCATGCAGGACTAAGAGGACAACGCCTGTTTGATGCTGGACACTGTCCATGCCCCTGCAGGCAATGTCTCCGTGGCTAAGATGTAGCTAGGGAGATGCACACAGAGTCCAGGGGGCAAGACACACAGCTGGAGACTGTTGTCACTGCCTGGACAGACACAGGGCACTAACAGGGGGGCACTGCTGGCTGTCACCAGGCAGAGCCACCTGGACCTGCACCCAGGGACTGGGCTGGCACCACCCATGGCGGGCAGACTGGGCTCCCTGCCACTGGGCTCCCTCCCAGGCTCATGCTTCTCCCCACCTAGCAATCCCCGCCGCTGCCACCCTACCCGGCTCCAGGGTCATACGGGTCCCCCTGCCCCTGGCAGCCCAGGGGACTGCAGGCCCCACGTCTTGCCCCCATACTGCCAGCTCCCGAGCACACTGCTGGCCCGGGTCTGGCTCCAGGGGCACCCAGCACACGGGCAGCCCCGCGGCATCCATCGGTGACACCCACCTGTGGAAGAGCAGGAGGATGGAGAGCAGGGTCTGGTCGATGTTCCTGTTGCAGATGCCCTGGTTGAAGAGGTAGCAGGGGTCCCGCACGACGGGCTCCAGCGAGTCCTGGCGCATGATGGAGCTCAGCTTGTCGGTGTTGAGGTTCTTGCGGaccagctgctcctgcagctgccgGAAGCTGCTGACGGTGGGGCTGCCCAGGTTGTTGTTCTCGCCCCcggccccctcctccagcccgCTCCGGTTGGCCAAgtccaggcagcagctgcagcagtccAGCCCCACGGGCGACCGGCACTCCTCCACGGGCGACGAGGACATCCCGGGATCCCCCCGCGCGTCGCCACGGCGGCGCAACCGGGGCCGCTCCCGGGGCCGCGGAGGGCGAGCGGCGGCAGGACGCGCCCGGCTGCCgagcgccgcgcccgcccgcccgctcgcccgccccggctccgccgcccgccccgcccggccgcccgccccggctccgccgcccgccccggctccgccgcgCTGATTGGTAACGGCGGCCCCGAGCGCACGGGCCGCCTGCCGCCGCACCCcgccccgggcacccgcccgcccccggccggccctgcccccggcACACCCCACGCGTGGGTGCCCGAGGGGCTTTctgctccgcccccccccccccccgggccccggcAGCCCTGCGCCAGCCCTCCGGGCCCTCCGGGGGGTGCGCGGCCCCGTCCCAGCCTGGCGGCTCGAG from Accipiter gentilis chromosome 24, bAccGen1.1, whole genome shotgun sequence includes the following:
- the TSC22D3 gene encoding TSC22 domain family protein 3 isoform X1: MSSSPVEECRSPVGLDCCSCCLDLANRSGLEEGAGGENNNLGSPTVSSFRQLQEQLVRKNLNTDKLSSIMRQDSLEPVVRDPCYLFNQGICNRNIDQTLLSILLLFHSASGASVVAIDNKIEQAMDLVKNHLMYAVREEVEVLKEQIKELLEKNSQLERENSLLKTLASPEQLEKFQSRLPAEVLCAEEQSPGAAAPAQHSGGSAV